A stretch of Lactuca sativa cultivar Salinas chromosome 6, Lsat_Salinas_v11, whole genome shotgun sequence DNA encodes these proteins:
- the LOC111877489 gene encoding aldehyde dehydrogenase family 3 member F1, protein MRSNLESDLKELRETFHSGKTKESSWRISQLQGLLHILEDRESDLSMALKQDLGKHHVEAYRDEIGLVVKSINYALGNLKQWMAAKKAKLPLAAFPSRAELLPEPLGVVLIISSWNFPIGLSLEPMIGALAAGNVVILKPSELAPSCSSILAETIYDYLDCTAVKVIEGGSDIGEKLLQHRFDKIFFTGSTRVGKTVMYAATQHLTPVTLELGGKCPVVVDSFSSSWDAKIATKRIVWGKFGACAGQACIGVDYILIEKKNLSNLVELLKKYTKQCFGDDPNESRSMSKIINKKQFSRLKSLIDEPMVKSSIVYGGSFDEESLFFGPTILVDPPLDAAIMTEEIFGPLLPIITLERIEESIEFITSRPKPLALYAFTKDEILHKRLVSETSSGSIMFNDIILQYAIDTLPFGGVGGSGFGRYHGKYSFENFSHEKVVMTRSFLIDMWFRYPPWDDKKLQIIKAGFRYDYLGAVLIALGLKRKA, encoded by the exons ATGCGAAGCAATTTGGAATCAGATTTGAAGGAATTGAGGGAAACTTTTCATTCCGGGAAAACAAAGGAATCATCATGGAGGATTTCGCAGCTTCAGGGTTTACTCCATATCCTTGAAGACAGAGAAAGTGACCTTTCCATGGCTCTTAAACAAGATCTAGGAAAGCATCACGTTGAAGCCTATAGAGATGAG ATTGGTCTAGTGGTGAAATCTATAAATTATGCTCTCGGAAACTTGAAGCAATGGATGGCTGCTAAAAAG GCTAAATTACCCCTGGCTGCGTTCCCCAGCAGAGCAGAGTTGCTTCCTGAGCCTCTAGGTGTTGTTCTCATCATCTCATCTTGGAACTTCCCCATTG GGTTATCGTTGGAACCAATGATCGGGGCATTAGCTGCAGGGAATGTAGTAATCTTAAAGCCTTCAGAGTTAGCTCCTTCTTGTTCTTCGATTCTTGCTGAAACAATCTATGATTATCTTGATTGTACTGCGGTTAAGGTTATTGAAGGTGGATCAGATATCGGTGAAAAACTACTTCAACATAGATTTGACAAAATTTTCTTCACAG GAAGTACACGAGTTGGAAAAACTGTGATGTATGCTGCCACACAACATTTAACTCCAGTAACTTTAGAGTTGGGTGGAAAATGCCCTGTTGTGGTTGATTCCTTTTCAAGTTCTTGGGACGCTAAA ATAGCGACAAAAAGGATCGTTTGGGGGAAATTCGGAGCTTGTGCGGGGCAAGCTTGTATAGGCGTTGATTATATTCTCATTGAGAAAAAGAACTTGTCAAATTTG GTGGAATTATTGAAAAAATATACCAAGCAATGTTTTGGAGATGATCCAAATGAATCTCGTAGCATGTCTAAGATCATTAACAAGAAGCAATTTTCAAGATTAAAGAGTCTCATAGATGAACCGATGGTCAAATCTTCAATTGTTTATGGAGGTTCGTTTGATGAAGAGAGCTT GTTCTTTGGACCAACAATATTGGTGGATCCTCCACTTGATGCTGCAATTATGACCGAAGAAATTTTTGGTCCATTGCTTCCAATTATCACA TTGGAGAGAATTGAAGAGAGTATAGAGTTTATAACATCCAGGCCTAAACCACTTGCATTGTATGCCTTTACAAAAGATGAAATCCTCCATAAAAGATTGGTTTCTGAGACGTCATCGGGAAGCATTATGTTCAACGATATCATTCTTCAA TATGCAATAGATACATTACCATTTGGTGGAGTTGGAGGGAGTGGATTTGGAAGATACCATGgaaaatactcttttgaaaactttagtCACGAAAAGGTGGTGATGACGAGGAGCTTTTTAATAGATATGTGGTTCAGATATCCACCATGGGATGATAAAAAGTTGCAAATAATCAAGGCTGGCTTTCGATACGATTATCTTGGAGCTGTGTTGATTGCATTGGGTTTGAAAAGAAAGGCTTGA